The window TGATCAAACCCAGAAACAATTTAGTGTTGTTCTTTTTGAGATCTTAAGGAAAAAACATACGGTTAATTCTTCCGTGAGCACGATAGGTACGACGTCTTTGTTTTTGTGCTTGATTCACCTGGATGTGGGATACAATGAGAGAATCAACGTCCAGTCCTTTCACCTGAATTAAGAAGATACCATAGTCGGTCAGAATCGTTATCAAAAACAGGGATGGCATAACTAGGAGAGAAGGTTATACGTACTTCGGCATTACTCTCGGCATTCTTAAGAAGATCTAGAATGAATTTTGCAGACTTAACAGGCCATCGTCCTTGACCATTTGAGTGCCTATTTTTTGCCTGTGCAGTTCGTCCTACTCCTCCACAGAAACGTCGGAATGGAATAGCCTGCTTGTGGGCAAGAACATCCTCCAAATACCTCTTTGCCTTGGCCAAGGGCAACTTCCTAAGGGCGTGTGCAGTCTCTCTAGTATTCTACAGACAAACAAAATGATGGTGGATGCAATAAGTTAAAAACCAGGTAACAAAGGATGCATTCAAGAAGTTTATACAAGctgtaaaaaattaaatcaattcaCAATGACAAGAATGAGAACAGCCACAccttattataataaaacagTATGAAATTCTACTATGAGAATGTTAATTGTTACAATTAGATCCATGTTCTATGTCGATAAGCTATATTATTTGTGTAGCATCATTTACTGAACCTTCAGCAACTAGCTTTACAGAGGTTCACCCAATAACAATGCATTCAGTTTCCCTGAATTTGACGAGAGCCACCATTCACAAAAGGCAACAGAGCCCTGCTTTTTGAACAGGTACATTTATCAAGATAATTCTTAGCAAAATGGTGATGCCCCACATAAAAATGTCTATCTAGGATCACTTCTTCAATGTATATCAActtattttctcaaattttatgtATACAACCTTTTTGAACACTATGATATAGTAAAATTGTAGCACAATTTACTGAACCTTCAGTGATAATTACTACAGAGGTTCACCCAATAACCATGCACTTAGTTTCCCTGAAGTTTACGAGAGCCCAGTTCACAGAGGCAACAAAGCCCTGCTTTTTTCATCAGGTTACAAGACAAGTCCAATTTCAGAAAATCTTACATAAACGTAGTAaattttttccaatttctACATAATATCTAGTatgtataatataaaattattttaataaatggtcATCAAAAACAGTTTACTAACATTTAACCCGTGTTGTTGTTCgagtcaaacaaaaaaaggccTATCagcaataaaattttaggtccCAAGTACCATCATCGATATAAACTTACAACAGACAGTAAATACTATAAGGCTTATGTAGCATCATTTACTGAACCTTCAGCAATTAGAAAAACAGAGGTTCACCCAATAACGATTCATTCAGTTTTCCTGAAGTTTACGAGAGCACTATTCACAAAATAGGCAACAGAGCCCTGCTTTTTTCATCAGGTTGGTTACAAACTTACAATCAGCCCCAGATAATTATCAAATGCACAACATAAAGTCAGATAGTGCAAAATTAAAACTCTTGTACGCACAATCCAAAAACTATCAACCATGACAGCAAGCAGCAAAGATTATGTAGCATCATTTACTGAACCTTTAGCAATTATTTATACAGAGGTTCACCCAATAATGATCCAATTCGATTTTCCTGAAGTTTACAAGAGCACTATTCACAAAATAGGCAACAGAGCCCTGCTTTTTTCATCAGGTTAATATCAGACAGTCATAAAATAATCACATTCACGGCATCAAATATGTAGATGACATTACTCTTAATCCAAAACATTAACAACTATAAATGAATACTTGTATTAAAAATCTACATATTTGCACAGAATTGGCGGGATTTCATCCAACGAAGAAGAACAATGAAATGAGAAAGAAGTTAAAGCAGCTAAGTTACCTTGAAATGGACTCTGAGGTCGGAGCCTCGAGCTTTGCAGGCTGAATATAAATTACAAACGAAAAGCATTAGATTCTGAACTTCTAAGTTTCTAACAGAACTTCAGAAATAGTGCAAATCACAACAACTGCATAACGAAAATCAATAtgaaacgaaaaaaaaaaatacaaattaagaAGAACAAACTTACACTTGGTGATGTTATCCGGCTCCCTCGAGTACTTAACCTGTAAAAGGGAACATTAACATAAATCTGAATTCAGAAACTTGCTAAGCTCGTGGAATTTCAAGCATTGTACAGATAATAAGAAGTGAAAAAGGAGATCGGAACGCTGCAAGAGGAAATGTACCATGGCGGCGGATGCTAAATCTTCACCTCTCTGAACCAGATTGAGTCCTCCTGCAAGCAAGAGTACTAGGAAGACGAAATTCGAGTTTCTTATAGTAGAGAAACCCTAATCGTGAACCGTTGAACATGGACTTTATATTGGGCCAGGCTTACACGGCCCACTATCATTTTTCCTCTATCcgttatttttatatatataattttaattaaattgaaaattgggtcagaaaattagaatttattgctttccatttaaaattttctcccAACCATGGACGCTCGACCCAGGCCCACCATTAGCGGATATTCCCTTTTGGgctcccctcaaggctttaaaacgtgtctactagggaaaggttttcacacctttataaatgatgttttgttctcttccccaaccaatgtgggacatcacaatccaccccccttcggggcccagcgtcctcgctggcactctttccttccttcaatcgatgtgggaccgccctcaaatccacccttcttcggggcccagtgtccttacttgcacaccgcctcgtgtctacccccctttgggggaAAGCGAGAaagctggcacatcgtcccgtttcttgactctaatactatttgtaacaacccaagcccaccgctaacagatattgtcctctttgggcagggtagtcgcatttattttcttaatcttaggctatgatgtttttaatttaaatgtttatttattttatttagttttttgttgtgtcgttttagagttgtttttaaaacacgtaagtccatgactgtgttttaagctaaatgttatgttttatgaaagtttaaacgAAGTATTTCCGCATTCATGTTTATGACATATATACAGTAACGaacttaaattaagtagaaaatttcaggTAGTTACAttttacttattatttatgtatctataatttgtttttgtgtgaCACCGTTTAGCTCAACAACTCCATCTCTAGTTAAATCACacgagaaacaaaattttttatatcaatgtATTTGTTGCGTCCATACATGATAACGTTCTTGTATAGCGTATTGGTAGAACTATTATCATATGATATGGTGAGACACTTGTCAAAACGAGAGGTAATTGCCACTATATATCCATCATAAtcattgtttatatatatatatatagacatcTTATAAAATTAGAACGAGGTCCACCCCTTTTTAGGCCgcctctaaaa is drawn from Cucurbita pepo subsp. pepo cultivar mu-cu-16 chromosome LG09, ASM280686v2, whole genome shotgun sequence and contains these coding sequences:
- the LOC111801780 gene encoding 60S ribosomal protein L17-2; translated protein: MVKYSREPDNITKSCKARGSDLRVHFKNTRETAHALRKLPLAKAKRYLEDVLAHKQAIPFRRFCGGVGRTAQAKNRHSNGQGRWPVKSAKFILDLLKNAESNAEVKGLDVDSLIVSHIQVNQAQKQRRRTYRAHGRINPYMSSPCHIELILSEKEEPVKKEPETQLATSKSKKGQALRSGASS